A genomic stretch from Methanomassiliicoccales archaeon includes:
- a CDS encoding PAS domain S-box protein: protein MLKVLLVDDESALLEIGKVYLEREADIEVSVCESPREALEELDRSRFDVIVCDYQMPDIDGIKFLEIIRRRNSRIPFILFTGKGREEVVIDALNKGADFYVKKGGDLKSQFAELVHLIRQAAIKRDMEEALEYNARRFRSLIEESFDIFIIMSPMDVINYISPSVKRILEYDPEELIGMNLSQLLHTDDVRIFERSIERLSTNPGVIDRFDLRLRQKIDGWKVFEVTGKGSIDPKGKTEFIFTARDVTELRKMMYALQESEKKYRAVTESSPCGIYIFQDGRFKFINRRMIELSGYSEQELMSIDYLELIHSSHRQLLKTLTERALRGELQGMPMRVEFIALKKNGEERWVELIPSIFNFDGRPAILGNVIDITDRKLMEEELKEKTRELETLLDSIDTQIWCATDPETYGPVNKARAEFLGMTKEDLKGKKIRDVLPSETAEICIQGNNIAFKEKRIYRSIEWISTKRGKKKLAITKVPVLDEKGNVRMLVCTAHDITEEVGGGGVKSVLKKQRNKNS from the coding sequence TCTGTGAATCACCGCGGGAGGCACTTGAAGAACTCGATCGCAGTAGATTCGATGTAATTGTGTGTGATTATCAGATGCCCGACATCGATGGCATTAAATTCCTCGAAATTATCAGAAGAAGGAATAGCCGAATCCCATTCATACTCTTCACAGGAAAAGGAAGGGAGGAAGTTGTAATCGATGCCCTCAATAAAGGAGCGGACTTCTATGTCAAGAAGGGGGGAGATCTGAAATCACAATTTGCAGAGCTTGTCCATCTAATCCGCCAAGCGGCAATCAAACGCGATATGGAGGAAGCTCTAGAATATAATGCCAGAAGGTTTAGATCACTGATCGAAGAATCATTTGATATTTTCATTATCATGAGCCCGATGGATGTAATCAATTATATCAGCCCATCTGTTAAGAGGATACTTGAATATGATCCTGAAGAATTGATAGGGATGAATTTGTCACAACTGTTGCATACAGATGACGTCCGAATCTTTGAAAGATCAATAGAACGATTATCGACAAATCCAGGTGTCATCGACCGATTTGATTTGAGGCTCCGTCAGAAGATTGACGGATGGAAGGTATTTGAAGTCACTGGTAAGGGAAGCATCGATCCAAAAGGCAAAACCGAATTTATCTTCACTGCCAGAGACGTGACGGAGCTAAGAAAAATGATGTATGCCCTCCAAGAAAGCGAAAAAAAGTATAGGGCCGTAACTGAATCTTCTCCGTGTGGTATTTATATCTTCCAGGATGGTAGATTCAAATTCATAAATCGAAGAATGATCGAACTTTCAGGTTATTCCGAGCAAGAATTGATGAGTATCGATTATTTAGAACTGATCCATTCTAGTCATAGGCAATTGCTGAAGACACTCACGGAGAGGGCTCTTAGAGGCGAGTTACAAGGGATGCCCATGCGGGTCGAGTTCATTGCACTCAAGAAGAATGGCGAGGAGAGATGGGTTGAACTTATTCCCTCAATATTCAATTTCGATGGGAGGCCTGCAATCCTGGGCAATGTTATTGATATCACTGATCGAAAATTGATGGAAGAAGAGTTGAAAGAAAAAACGAGAGAGCTGGAAACACTACTTGACAGCATTGATACACAGATTTGGTGTGCAACCGATCCAGAAACTTATGGACCCGTCAATAAGGCGCGTGCAGAGTTCTTAGGAATGACGAAAGAGGATTTAAAAGGAAAGAAAATACGTGATGTTTTACCATCTGAAACGGCAGAAATCTGTATTCAAGGCAACAACATTGCATTTAAGGAAAAGCGAATTTATAGAAGCATTGAATGGATCAGCACGAAAAGGGGAAAGAAAAAACTCGCGATAACCAAGGTACCGGTCTTAGACGAGAAAGGCAATGTGAGGATGCTTGTTTGCACAGCTCACGATATTACAGAAGAGGTTGGGGGGGGGGGGGTGAAATCGGTACTGAAAAAACAAAGAAACAAAAATTCTTAA